Below is a genomic region from Drosophila albomicans strain 15112-1751.03 chromosome 2R, ASM965048v2, whole genome shotgun sequence.
ATACAAGCGGCATCAAACGGATTGAACCAGGACGGGACGCACCGAATAACGTGAGCATGCAGTTGGACTTGGACTCTGATGATGAGTTACCCGCGCAGTCGCTTGATGAAGATGACATCGACTTGAAGCCCTATGACATGTCCAATGACACGTCTAGTACAGTGGAGCAACGTCCCAGATTTCTTCTTGACTTGTTGCACTTGCTGCAAACCAAAGTTCAAAACTATCAGATCTTCGAAGCTGCACTTGGCACAGCCGAGCAGCTAATCCGAAGCCAACTGACGAAGCATGACAAGAAATTAGCTCTGGAGTTGATGCAGCTCTTCATTACTCTTGAGATGCAGTACTATTTTGAGAACTTTGAGCAGACACAGTTCAGGTGTTGTGTGGCCATCTGTGTATCCCATCCTGGTGCCTCCGCCGAGTTCCTGTGCCGGGAGTTTCACACAGCCAACTCACGATATGCCCTAAAAGTGCGCATCCTAATACTGCAGGTGTTGGGCACAGCAGCCAAGGAGTTGGCCGATGACAAGGCGCTTGAAACGGGAAGTCAACAAATCCTTGAGATCGTGCCACCAGCTGCAAAGCAAATGCGAAAGTTTCAGCTCCACTCCGACCAAGATGAAGCCACAGAGCGTTTAGTTGCTGCTCAGCGCATCATCAGAGAACGTTTGCggacaaaaacaaagcattaTATTAGCAAACAGAAGACGCACGAGAAGAGGAGTGGCCAAGCGAACCGCTTCCATGCATTTGCCGGCACATTTTTCTTTGGGCTTGTGCGTGGTCAGCGAACGAGTAGCATGTTATATGCCAAATATGACAACATTGGCTACGACATTGATAGCCAGCTGCTAGTTAATATGCTGCACACGATGGCCGTGCTTATCATGTGTGCGCAGAATTGTCCCTTGTTACCCACAATGGCTCGGGAGGTCTTTGATTTGTGCACTTTTATACGCTTTAATCCCGAGGCACGCGTTCGAGCAGCGACTCTCCAGCTCTTGGGTATTACACTGGTCACCACGCCTGCTGACCTGTTAACTACTCACTTTGCCGAGTCTCTAAATGAGCTACAACACTGGCTCAAGGATTTTATGCGTTCACCTCTTCTGGGCGGCGAGGCATCCGATGAGTGCCGTGAGCTTGCCGAGCAAATATTGTCCACGTGCTATAAGTTATTTGATTCGTCGTCAGATAGTCATTCCGTTTAAGTCAAACTATAGTTATAAGCGACATTCGAGCTGCGAGCAAACtgaaactataaataaattcacttctattgaaatgaaaaattaaaaaactattcTGCAGAATGCGTATTGACATGGATTTAAGaagatttaagaatttattataatatgtaGTCGCTAGATGAACCGTTTGTCAATATTcagatttatttgaaataaattttcactttatttttgttctttttccctttatcaaaaatgaaattgctatAATTGCGCACAATGTAATAATGATAACTTGTATTTGAAGCATTTCTCAATATACCGGGCATTGTGCCTCAGCCTCGGACGCACTAGGTAAACAACAGTCCTTATGCATTTGCAATTCTACAGCACCTAGTTGATTCAGCTCCCATTCGGACTGCGCACATCACACCTCCAAGCCGTCCCAACAAATGCACATTCAACTGCTTACCGAAATTCTATTATTCGTTCATCTCTTTTTAAAGGTCCTTGGAATTGATTATTCAACTGCATCTAATAAATCCTTTTCTTTTGCAGATAATATGCTGCCGCCTATAGCAGCTGTTTCTGGCAACAATCTGCTTCAGCCAATGTCTGccgcaagcaacaacaataatcgtAATTCAAGCACCAATGGCACCGAGACGACAACCACGCAGTCAACAAATGTTGGTGCCACTTGGTCGGGTAATCTGAAGGCGGGCAACTTGAACATCGATTTGGATAATTTGCTGATTAGCAAAACGGGCAAATCTAATGCGCCAGCCCCCTCTATGAATGCCCTGAAAACCCAGAGCCCAGCAAAGACGCAGGGTCCGCTGAATGTTCAGACCGGTGGCGGATTTGCTGGACTTTCGCCACTCACCAGCCCCAATTTGTTTGGAGCAACGCAACAGACCATTCCACAAACACAGCCAGCAGGAGGAGCATTTGCCAATTTCAGTGCgttccaacagcagcagcaacagcatcacaGTAACAATAATGCCTctgcttttgatttattcCAATGATATTTGTTGTCTAAATCATGTTCCACGTACACACAACCCCCAAACACCTACACACACTGAAATGTTCTGATTCTTATTCCgttgtataaaatatgcaaactgtttattatttttgctaaattaattgttaacCAACATACATATTCAATCCCCAATATCCCCATTGTAttatttgatttcgatttcttCTACACTTCCTTCTAAAGCCATGAATAAATTCCACATCCGTCCTGTTATCCACACGCATTTGAGATACCGTTTAGCGTATTTCAATGTTCGTCGTATTgcaataaaacgaaaacatttAATGGTTGTACTAAATCAATATCATGTAGCACAACAAAAGGACGGCTGATGATGTATCATTGAAATtgttacaaaaaatattattgataataaaaataataaaaaaaaattagcagTAGTTAATGagttaaatgtatataaaaccaacatgtgaaaaataaagaaatgaaatggaaaatctATCTTATTACAAAAgtagttttgtttattaagtTTGGGGATTGGGGAAACCATGAAATACAgaagaaataaattgtaatcaaTTTTGAACTTAGAACTAACGTAGTGGAAATATATagagatacatacatacatctgaTACGTATGTGTGTCACTACACCTCCACAGCCaccttgttcttgttcttcttctttttcttcttcttaggCTCTTCATCAGCCTCAGCATCGCCATTCTCCTCGTCAAGAactttgccattgccattgctagTGCCATTTGTTGTCTCCTTAcgcttctttttcttcttctctgaCTGTGGCGTATTATTGGCTTCCTGTCCAGCTGCCTCGATGGCCTCCTTCATGACCTCAATGTTCTTGCGTGGCACGTCGCCCGATTCGTAAAACTTGAGGCGATCTTCCACCTGCTGCTTCAACGTTTCACCAAATACGCTGGTTGGCTGTTCCAAAAAGCAATCAATGCGAGACGCAATCGAGCACTTGTTGGCCAGGAAACGTGATATACGACCCTTGTTCTTAAGACCAGCTCTTCCGATAAACGATGAATGATAGATAAGTCCATACTTGGGTGTATTGGAACGAGTTTTGAGTGCTCGGAACAGAGCTTTCTCGGCACCCAAAATTTGAACTGTCGATGCCGGATACTTGGCCAAATTGGTAAGGCTGCCGGCGTGCGAGATTAGTCGAGCCCCGACTTGATCCCCAATAAGTGACTGAAGGTTCGGGGCCACCAAGTTCATTTTGTTGTGCAAGTATGTGGAAAGCCTTTTGCGGTACTCGGAAAGCTTGACGACACGCTCAGCGAACAGCTCAATGTTCATAAGATCCACAATGGAAATGTCCATGCCCATGGACATCTTGCCCGCATCTATGATAGCTTGAGCCTTGGACGAGTCCATAACAATTTGCTCCAGCTCCTCAAGCTTATCTTGGGTGAGGTCTTTACGGTCCTTGATGAACTTCGCTGCCTTTGCGAACATATAATTGTCAGGAACAATTTTGACCAGTTCTGGGAAGTGATACGAGTACCACTCGCGTATCCGCATCGAGAACGTGTTGACATCCTTATCCAACTGATCAAGAAGCGCAATCGATTGAATAATCATGTTGTCCGATCGGTGCACGTTGAACTTGACTTTGGCACGCGAATAGCTGTGTCCCAGACCAAGTTGTGCCACGCCAGCGGACTTGTCAGTAAAACCTATGATCAGAAATGTAAATAATCTACCATAGAACTTAACGAAGGACTTACCCTTGACTAATTTTGCAAAGTGGAATCGAACACCACGAAGTATTTCGGGAACTACACCAAAGTGACTGCATTGGACGCCCACAGCTTCGGTAATTGCTGCGCCTAGCTTGGCATCTGCAATTCCAAGGGtgcacttcttcttcttaagCTTGGCAAAGAAATCGTCGAGAAAATGGAGTAGATCTTGGGGCACAATTCCCTCGGATATGGCATTGATGTTCTCAAGAGCAGCTATAGCCGATTTGAAGGGCGAAAAGCCAGCCAGTTTCACAATGGAATTAAATTTGGCGATATCCGTCACAGAAGACTCCACTTGAGGTAGAAACATGGAAACCTCCTCGAACTCCTTGACGGAGAAAAGTGCGAAACCTGCCGCATGCTCATAGAGTACGTACAGACTCGACTacaagtaaattaaaaaatcatacTTTAAGAGTGACACTTTCAACACGTTTTGGGAGCTCAAACTCCCTAACAATATTTAGGTTAGATTAAAATCGTTTTTCTGACTATTTGCTAGTAGTCCTTGGAGATATAACATTTCTGACACACTACACCTCTTAAAATAAGtacttgaaaattaaattaccaTATTAAGGCCTTTAATATGCCTtgatagaaataaaaattgttgcacTTAAAACTCGAGCGCGTTGTTTTTTTCCACGTGCTAAACAGAACGAACAGTGTATACACacttgtgtatttttagtGATTACACACGAACATGCGTTTTATAACAATCATACGATGTGGCAACACTATGTAGTCATCGTGTgaccatttaaaatatgttggtatattattcgaagaaaaataatatgtttaaaaattaaatttgcggTCACGCTGGTTGCCAGCCCATTGCTTGACCCGTcaacaaattttgattaaaaaaattaataaagaaagtTCATCAATACATTCACACCCGtttttaaattgaagaaaCATTCAGTTCgttcataataataaagggGTTGTTACCTAGAATTTTAGCAGGTGAACGGCAATAATAGCTGCATGGCAATGGAATTTTTGTTGTAAGTAAATGTTGATTTGTTAATATGTGTACACTGGcttgtgtgagtatgtgttgtgttgtgtgtgtgcatgtgtgaaggcaacaaaaacaaactggCAAACTACAAGTGCTACAACCCCTCAGTGCAGTGTTCTTTGTTCGCCTGTTGGTGCCTGCACCTGGAGTGTGAGTGGGTGGCTGTCCATCACTTGTGGCACGAAATAACAACATAACTCGTTTACTTTTTCGTCGACTACAGCGGATCACGTTcaagcaaaacttttaagCCGAAAAAGAACATCCCAGAGGGCACGCATCAGTATGATCTCATGAAGCATGCGGCTGCCACACTTGGTTCGGGCAACCTGCGCAACGCAGTCTCTCTACCTGATGGCGAGGATCTCAACGAATGGGTGGCCGTTAATAGTGAGTCATTTTATCAAGATCTCTATGcacaatttaacaaattcCTTTTTTCGCATTTCAGCTGTCGATTTCTTCAATCAGATTAACATGCTGTACGGCACCATCACAGAGTTCTGCACAGAGGAGAGCTGTGGCATTATGTCGGCGGGTCCGAAATACGAATACCATTGGGCAGATGGTTTGACAGTGAAGAAGCCCATCAAATGCAGCGCTCCCAAGTATATTGACTATCTGATGACGTGGGTGCAAGATCAACTAGATGACGAGACCTTATTTCCATCCAAGATCGGCGTGCCATTTCCAAAGAATTTTCTAGCCTCCGCCAAGACCATATTAAAGCGTCTGTTTCGCGTCTATGCACACATCTATCATCAGCACTTCTCCGAGGTTGTCACATTGGGAGAGGAGGCGCATTTGAATACGTCCTTTAAGCACTTTATATTCTTTGTGCAAGAGTTCAATCTAATTGAGCGACGCGAACTGGCACCACTGCAGGAGCTCATCGATAAGCTTACGGCAAAGGATGAGAGGCAGATATAGGAATCACTGCATCAGCTATTTTAGCAGCATATTAGCGATAGAACGAACGGCTTGCAATTGGACTtgtgatgatgacgacgatgatgatgaattGCATTTTGGCGCTGTGTATTACGATTTAGTTTAGTTACCGCCTTTCCTTTCCTCGTTTATAGCTTTTATCGTTTCTTCAATGTTTCCTTGTATCCAAAAAATGAGCCCTCAGAAATTGTCGAAAGcgtgttgtgtttttgctgAGAGAGCGactagcagcagcaatagcatctactatatatttttatatgtgaCACGTACTTTTAAGagatataaaacatatttatatttatatatgtatgtactatatgtaaagaaaatgaaacacacacatacagaatcGACAATACGCATTAATGTattaacaagaaaaacaaccgCTGAAATCCGTTTGAAAACAAACTATGTGAgttgatttgtttatgttcTTTGGCATGCGtacgtattattattaatttcaatcagCGGATGGTGGAAATTTGAGATTGGAGACGACCGCACCCGATAGCCCCAATGaatgataataattatagacttgatgcaacatttttgatatactattttgtactaataaataaactgagaATATAATGCATTGcaatctttattttaataaggaCACAAGGACTtggaaattcaaaaaaaaaaaacaaaaaatacattacacaaatattttagatcggctatttaaatatatgtatgtctaaCCGAAACCTTAATTACAACACAAAGGCatttgtacatatgtgtgtccGGTCTACTATTATCTACGCATTcaacatatactatatgcatatataggTTTATTATATGTACTATTTCTAATCACATTCGGTTAATCACACGCTAATCGCGTACGCCAATTGAACGCTCCAATTTACTTGAGTATGCTTTTGTATTTGCCTTGCTCCACATAGAATTCAGCATGAGTCTCGAGCAACTTTTTCCACTTCATAGCCAATTCTTTGTAGCTGGCACCTTGTCCATCCAAATCCCTTGGCAGCTGTTTACACACGACCGTTGTGCCAGCACGTCGAACAACGACACGGGATCGTATCTTTGCTGTCATAAAGACGCtgcaataacaattataaatacgGATTAACAATGCACATCTTATCAGTCAAATGCCAGGTTACGCACCGAAAGGTGTTAAGAAATATGTTGACGTGACGCGGCGCATTGGTGAATTCCAGTAGCTTGGGCTGGCATGGATAAGCTGACCAGCTCTCCACGGATCGTTTGATCAGCTTGGGATTTAACTGGAGTGCATGACCCAATTGCACGCCTTCCATATCCATGATGGCCACAATGCCGCGTGCACAATTGTCTGGCTCCAGTTTTAGCAATAAATCCAATATCATTTTGCTAGTCTGgaatattaattgaaagtaAATTTGGGGCATCCCTGATGGTAATGGGTATTGCTGCATTTACCTTAAATACGTTGTTCTGTGTGTGACGCTTGGGATCGTGGACCGCAGTGCGGATGATGACCACCTTTCGTTTGTGTTCATCGACACCATCGACAGGCAGAAACACCCCTAGCTTCAGCAGCTCCTGTATTTCGGGCAGCATGGGATCGCAGTTGTCAAACCACTCGCTTCTCTCCGCACGCATTCGATAGAACACTTGCAGTTTCTTCTTGGTGCGCTCCAAGTCGAATTTGCATGTGCGCAGAAAGAAAGACAAGCTTTCATAGGTTTTGCATCCATTTATTTCGGGGTTAGCATCCAACCAATT
It encodes:
- the LOC117576230 gene encoding nucleolar protein 56, giving the protein MSSLYVLYEHAAGFALFSVKEFEEVSMFLPQVESSVTDIAKFNSIVKLAGFSPFKSAIAALENINAISEGIVPQDLLHFLDDFFAKLKKKKCTLGIADAKLGAAITEAVGVQCSHFGVVPEILRGVRFHFAKLVKGFTDKSAGVAQLGLGHSYSRAKVKFNVHRSDNMIIQSIALLDQLDKDVNTFSMRIREWYSYHFPELVKIVPDNYMFAKAAKFIKDRKDLTQDKLEELEQIVMDSSKAQAIIDAGKMSMGMDISIVDLMNIELFAERVVKLSEYRKRLSTYLHNKMNLVAPNLQSLIGDQVGARLISHAGSLTNLAKYPASTVQILGAEKALFRALKTRSNTPKYGLIYHSSFIGRAGLKNKGRISRFLANKCSIASRIDCFLEQPTSVFGETLKQQVEDRLKFYESGDVPRKNIEVMKEAIEAAGQEANNTPQSEKKKKKRKETTNGTSNGNGKVLDEENGDAEADEEPKKKKKKKNKNKVAVEV
- the LOC117576231 gene encoding MOB kinase activator-like 1 isoform X1 yields the protein MAMEFLFGSRSSKTFKPKKNIPEGTHQYDLMKHAAATLGSGNLRNAVSLPDGEDLNEWVAVNTVDFFNQINMLYGTITEFCTEESCGIMSAGPKYEYHWADGLTVKKPIKCSAPKYIDYLMTWVQDQLDDETLFPSKIGVPFPKNFLASAKTILKRLFRVYAHIYHQHFSEVVTLGEEAHLNTSFKHFIFFVQEFNLIERRELAPLQELIDKLTAKDERQI
- the LOC117576776 gene encoding retinol-binding protein pinta, which gives rise to MSVGSLIDSLDTDADVDNVTKAQEEGVQELRNWLDANPEINGCKTYESLSFFLRTCKFDLERTKKKLQVFYRMRAERSEWFDNCDPMLPEIQELLKLGVFLPVDGVDEHKRKVVIIRTAVHDPKRHTQNNVFKTSKMILDLLLKLEPDNCARGIVAIMDMEGVQLGHALQLNPKLIKRSVESWSAYPCQPKLLEFTNAPRHVNIFLNTFRVFMTAKIRSRVVVRRAGTTVVCKQLPRDLDGQGASYKELAMKWKKLLETHAEFYVEQGKYKSILK
- the LOC117576231 gene encoding MOB kinase activator-like 1 isoform X2 encodes the protein MKHAAATLGSGNLRNAVSLPDGEDLNEWVAVNTVDFFNQINMLYGTITEFCTEESCGIMSAGPKYEYHWADGLTVKKPIKCSAPKYIDYLMTWVQDQLDDETLFPSKIGVPFPKNFLASAKTILKRLFRVYAHIYHQHFSEVVTLGEEAHLNTSFKHFIFFVQEFNLIERRELAPLQELIDKLTAKDERQI